One window of Corynebacterium doosanense CAU 212 = DSM 45436 genomic DNA carries:
- a CDS encoding hotdog fold domain-containing protein, whose translation MDTATTRQTNPRPNAIAKLWQKHADTARGRAFFSAAFSLKAPYFRTVLPRFQEAEPGKAVVRIGDWWGVRNHIGTYHVIAALNGAEAAMGLLCEVSVPDTHRWIPRGMRAEYPTKSTGGLTVTATADFPNFDELTPETGGQLVTVKVDYLDDAGNAPVVAEIDVWVSAKKKR comes from the coding sequence ATGGATACCGCAACCACCCGCCAGACCAACCCGCGCCCGAACGCCATCGCGAAGCTCTGGCAGAAGCACGCCGACACCGCCAGGGGCCGCGCGTTCTTCTCCGCAGCCTTCTCGCTCAAGGCCCCCTACTTCCGCACCGTGCTCCCGCGCTTCCAGGAGGCCGAGCCCGGCAAGGCCGTCGTGCGCATCGGCGACTGGTGGGGAGTGCGCAACCATATCGGCACCTACCATGTCATCGCCGCGCTTAACGGTGCGGAAGCCGCCATGGGCCTGCTCTGCGAGGTCTCGGTTCCGGACACGCACCGGTGGATCCCCCGGGGCATGCGCGCGGAGTACCCCACGAAGTCCACGGGCGGCCTGACCGTCACCGCCACCGCCGACTTCCCCAACTTCGATGAGCTCACCCCGGAGACCGGTGGGCAGCTGGTCACGGTCAAGGTGGACTACCTGGATGACGCCGGCAACGCCCCGGTCGTGGCCGAGATCGACGTCTGGGTGTCGGCCAAGAAGAAGCGGTAG
- a CDS encoding alpha/beta fold hydrolase, translating to MKAARWIIVVLVVLALIGAGLGWLSSGPQVGEWEDSEAEQRYARAYEDLLAELPEAPEQGEVETSHGTVHYLGWDGDGVGEPVLLFPGRSSGAAQWVENLPAWIGERDIIAVDPLGDAGFSVQTVAFEDTADQAGVYVELLDELGIERAHVVGHSFGGAVAATFASLNPDRVASLELLEPVVVADSMPLSTYFWATVSSLPLPQSWRDRALAEIGGTSPEDVRGDGGLMVELIDAASTGYAAALPLPKELTDEQWQAITAPVRLDLGGQQSLSGADAADRIRELLPGAQVTVWENGTHSLPMDEAEEFGRLLPTFWAQSEAEPAGGERR from the coding sequence GTGAAGGCTGCCAGGTGGATCATCGTGGTGCTGGTGGTGCTGGCGCTCATCGGGGCGGGGCTCGGGTGGCTTTCCAGCGGTCCGCAGGTGGGCGAGTGGGAGGACAGCGAGGCCGAGCAGCGCTACGCGCGCGCCTACGAGGATCTTCTCGCGGAACTGCCTGAAGCGCCGGAACAGGGGGAGGTGGAGACCAGTCACGGAACCGTGCACTACCTGGGGTGGGATGGTGACGGAGTGGGCGAACCAGTGCTGCTGTTTCCGGGAAGATCTTCCGGAGCCGCGCAGTGGGTGGAAAATCTCCCGGCCTGGATAGGGGAGCGCGACATCATCGCCGTCGACCCGCTCGGCGATGCCGGATTCTCCGTGCAGACCGTGGCGTTCGAGGACACCGCCGACCAGGCCGGAGTGTACGTGGAACTGCTCGATGAACTGGGCATCGAGCGTGCCCACGTCGTCGGGCACAGCTTCGGCGGAGCGGTCGCGGCGACCTTCGCGAGCCTGAACCCCGACCGGGTCGCCAGCCTCGAGCTACTTGAGCCGGTCGTCGTCGCGGACTCGATGCCACTGTCGACGTACTTCTGGGCGACCGTGTCCTCCCTCCCCCTGCCGCAGTCGTGGCGCGACCGCGCACTGGCCGAGATCGGCGGGACCAGTCCGGAGGACGTGCGCGGAGACGGAGGGCTGATGGTCGAGCTCATCGACGCCGCCTCCACGGGATACGCGGCCGCGCTGCCCCTGCCGAAGGAGCTGACTGACGAGCAGTGGCAGGCGATCACCGCGCCGGTGCGGCTGGACCTCGGCGGCCAGCAGTCCCTGAGTGGGGCCGACGCCGCCGACCGGATCCGGGAGCTGCTCCCCGGCGCGCAGGTCACGGTATGGGAGAACGGCACCCACTCGCTGCCCATGGACGAGGCGGAGGAGTTCGGGCGACTGCTGCCGACGTTCTGGGCTCAGTCCGAGGCGGAACCGGCTGGCGGGGAGCGTCGATAG
- a CDS encoding TetR/AcrR family transcriptional regulator has product MSAQNSDRRSAVLAAVWGVIAERGIDGVSFRSVAREAGVSTGLVQHHFPTRADLIRESARWMIDSASASYPATRDVDDDTAVTELLTHALPSASQSPRGVGIYYAFLATAATDAVVREVLREAKDGARDEIARRLRIGTLEAAALLALSDGLVQQAYLGAISPEAAVSVISREVERARKNPPLE; this is encoded by the coding sequence ATGTCAGCGCAGAACTCCGACCGACGATCCGCCGTCCTCGCAGCCGTGTGGGGAGTGATCGCCGAGCGGGGCATCGACGGGGTGAGTTTCCGCAGCGTCGCCAGAGAGGCGGGCGTTTCGACAGGCCTGGTCCAGCACCACTTCCCCACCCGGGCCGACCTCATCCGCGAATCCGCCCGGTGGATGATCGACTCCGCCAGTGCCAGCTACCCGGCCACCCGAGACGTCGACGACGACACGGCCGTCACGGAGCTTCTCACCCACGCGCTGCCCTCGGCCTCGCAGAGCCCGCGTGGTGTCGGGATCTACTACGCCTTTCTCGCCACCGCCGCCACGGACGCAGTGGTCAGGGAGGTCCTCCGCGAGGCGAAGGACGGTGCGCGCGACGAGATCGCGCGGCGACTCAGAATCGGCACGTTGGAAGCTGCCGCACTCCTGGCCCTGTCCGACGGATTGGTGCAGCAGGCCTACCTCGGAGCCATTTCGCCCGAGGCCGCGGTCTCCGTCATCAGCAGGGAGGTGGAACGCGCACGAAAAAACCCGCCACTGGAGTGA
- the tig gene encoding trigger factor, translating to MKTSVEKLNDTRVKLTVNVPFDELKPEIDQAYEAIAQQVSIPGFRKGKAPKQLIDARYGRGPILEQVINDMLPTRYQQACEENDLKVIGQPAIDISKLEDNDFVEFTAEVDVRPEVDVPDFSDIKVTVPAIEIDDAAVDTELDNLRARFGELKDTKRKLKTGDFAVIDLAAEIDGEKIDEASTEGLSYELGSDDLIKGLDSALRGLKSEEEAEFEAELQAGEHAGKTATIKVTVQQTKERKLPELDDEFAQEASEFDTVEELRENTKTMLAEQGKGKQAADIRDEVLKAALAKTEVAVPESVVDEQAHQQLHQILGQMAHDENALAGLLEAQGTTREEFDKQSREQAEESVRTQLFLDALADEEDPQVSQQELTDHILFTAQSNGMDPSQFVQQLQQANQIGNLFADVRRGKALAAAICRVTVEDSEGNSVDPSEYFGEEPEDDDIIEGDES from the coding sequence GTGAAGACTTCCGTCGAGAAGCTGAACGACACCCGCGTGAAGCTGACCGTCAACGTTCCGTTTGACGAGCTCAAGCCCGAGATCGATCAGGCCTACGAGGCCATCGCTCAGCAGGTGTCCATCCCCGGCTTCCGTAAGGGCAAGGCGCCGAAGCAGCTTATCGACGCCCGTTACGGCCGTGGCCCGATCCTCGAGCAGGTCATCAACGACATGCTGCCGACCCGCTACCAGCAGGCCTGCGAGGAGAACGACCTCAAGGTCATCGGTCAGCCGGCCATCGACATCTCGAAGCTGGAGGACAACGACTTCGTCGAGTTCACCGCGGAGGTCGACGTCCGCCCCGAGGTCGACGTGCCGGACTTCTCCGACATCAAGGTCACCGTCCCGGCGATCGAGATCGACGACGCCGCCGTGGACACCGAGCTGGACAACCTCCGCGCCCGCTTCGGCGAGCTCAAGGACACCAAGCGCAAGCTCAAGACCGGCGACTTCGCCGTGATCGACCTCGCTGCCGAGATCGACGGCGAGAAGATCGACGAGGCCTCCACCGAGGGTCTGTCCTACGAGCTCGGCTCCGACGACCTCATCAAGGGCCTGGACAGCGCACTGCGCGGACTGAAGTCCGAGGAGGAGGCCGAGTTCGAGGCTGAGCTGCAGGCTGGCGAGCACGCCGGCAAGACCGCCACCATTAAGGTGACCGTCCAGCAGACCAAGGAGCGCAAGCTCCCCGAGCTCGACGACGAGTTCGCCCAGGAGGCCTCCGAGTTCGACACCGTCGAGGAGCTGCGCGAGAACACCAAGACCATGCTCGCCGAGCAGGGCAAGGGCAAGCAGGCCGCGGACATCCGCGACGAGGTGCTCAAGGCCGCGCTGGCCAAGACCGAGGTTGCTGTTCCCGAGTCCGTCGTCGACGAGCAGGCTCACCAGCAGCTGCACCAGATCCTCGGTCAGATGGCCCACGACGAGAACGCCCTCGCCGGCCTTCTCGAGGCCCAGGGCACCACCCGCGAGGAATTCGACAAGCAGTCCCGCGAGCAGGCCGAGGAATCCGTCCGCACGCAGCTGTTCCTCGACGCACTCGCCGACGAGGAGGATCCGCAGGTCTCCCAGCAGGAGCTGACCGACCACATCCTCTTCACCGCGCAGTCCAACGGGATGGACCCGTCGCAGTTCGTCCAGCAGCTGCAGCAGGCCAACCAGATCGGCAACCTCTTCGCCGACGTGCGCCGCGGCAAGGCACTCGCCGCCGCCATCTGCCGCGTCACCGTCGAGGACTCCGAGGGCAACTCCGTTGACCCGTCCGAGTACTTCGGCGAGGAGCCGGAGGATGACGACATCATCGAGGGCGACGAGAGCTAG
- a CDS encoding ribose-5-phosphate isomerase — protein MRVYLGADHAGFETKNLIADHLKAAGHEVVDCGAYTYDAADDYPAFCIDAARKTVDDPGSLGIVLGGSGNGEQIAANKVPGARCALAWSVETARLAREHNNAQLIGIGGRMHTGDEVLAMVDAFLEQPWSEEERHQRRIDILAEYERSGVAPEVPAE, from the coding sequence GCGTTTACCTTGGAGCAGACCATGCCGGATTCGAGACAAAGAACCTCATCGCCGATCACCTCAAGGCCGCGGGCCACGAGGTAGTCGACTGCGGTGCCTACACCTACGACGCCGCCGACGACTACCCCGCCTTCTGCATCGACGCCGCCCGCAAGACGGTCGACGATCCGGGCTCCCTGGGCATCGTCCTCGGCGGCTCGGGCAACGGCGAGCAGATCGCGGCCAACAAGGTGCCGGGTGCGCGCTGTGCGCTGGCCTGGTCCGTGGAGACCGCCCGCCTCGCACGCGAGCACAACAACGCCCAGCTCATCGGCATCGGTGGGCGCATGCACACCGGCGACGAGGTGCTCGCCATGGTCGACGCCTTCCTGGAGCAGCCGTGGTCCGAGGAGGAGCGCCACCAGCGCCGCATCGACATCCTCGCCGAGTACGAGCGCTCCGGCGTCGCCCCGGAGGTTCCGGCCGAGTAG